In Poecilia reticulata strain Guanapo linkage group LG1, Guppy_female_1.0+MT, whole genome shotgun sequence, one genomic interval encodes:
- the LOC103464092 gene encoding prostaglandin D2 receptor 2-like, whose amino-acid sequence MRATKRRSTGEDLMLYAPVLQASHLLFNMAVTPSVPEGPLYCPLLDRMREDHLNNNTQVNLAVVCIHGIFSAVGILENALIIWVLGFRLRHRTVASIWMLNLAMSDFLATLTLPLFTFYFYSSHSWELGYPLCIVQTSIFFFNMFVSAFLLAAISLDRLLLVSKPVWSKNHRSVAGAWKVCALGWLWAALNTLPYSIFRSVIEKADRRNLCYHNFALYLSSKDSLEMDCNVRQGATAISKFLLAFFFPLVVIAGSYIKIALSLRNRHRRRKQSTGRLADTLTLPGCDAHSGMVKTNDVTSGSSFKSKLNNLSPVISSPSYQSLFSQSFTKMVTSVIAAFVLCWAPYHIFCILEMVAQYNEKIFKLVQVGLPVSATFAFLNPVLNPVLYVFSCPHFCVRIRQSLGAVFDGLVEEGGGLLTTPARNLQAYIKRRNSRDVSFAPPGSPKSSKSSSYQSPGAELPLPVLSKDLRDSQTDQTGK is encoded by the exons ATGCGGGcgacaaaaagaagaagcacGGGAGAGGATTTAATGCTTTATGCTCCCGTCTTACAAGCGAG TCATCTGTTATTCAACATGGCGGTCACCCCCAGTGTCCCTGAGGGTCCGTTATACTGCCCACTGCTGGATCGGATGAGAGAAGACCatttaaacaacaacacacagGTCAACCTGGCTGTGGTTTGCATCCATGGCATCTTCTCCGCCGTGGGGATTCTAGAAAATGCCTTAATCATTTGGGTTTTGGGATTTCGCCTCAGGCATCGAACCGTGGCCTCCATTTGGATGCTTAACCTCGCCATGTCTGACTTCCTGGCCACGCTGACTCTTCCGCTCTTCACCTTCTACTTTTATTCCTCCCACAGCTGGGAGCTTGGATACCCACTCTGCATAGTTCAAACTTCCATCTTTTTcttcaacatgtttgtttcagccTTCCTGCTGGCAGCCATTTCATTGGACCGTCTGCTTCTAGTTTCCAAGCCAGTGTGGAGTAAGAATCACAGGTCAGTGGCAGGAGCTTGGAAGGTGTGCGCGCTGGGCTGGCTGTGGGCAGCGTTAAATACCCTACCTTACTCAATATTTCGTTCAGTGATTGAGAAGGCTGATAGGAGGAATTTATGCTACCATAATTTTGCTTTGTATTTATCCAGTAAGGATTCATTAGAAATGGACTGTAATGTGAGGCAGGGGGCAACAGCCATCTCCAAGTTCCTGTTAGCTTTCTTCTTCCCTCTAGTGGTCATTGCAGGGAGCTACATCAAAATTGCCCTCAGCCTGAGAAACAGACACAGAAGGAGAAAGCAGAGTACCGGGAGACTGGCTGATACGCTGACTCTGCCTGGCTGTGATGCACATTCAGGAATGGTTAAAACAAATGACGTGACTTCTGGTTCTTCATTTAAGTCCAAATTAAACAACCTGTCTCCCGTCATCTCCAGTCCATCATATCAGAGCCTGTTTTCTCAAAGTTTCACCAAAATGGTGACGTCTGTGATTGCAGCATTTGTACTGTGCTGGGCTCCTTATCACATCTTCTGCATCCTAGAAATGGTAGCCCAGTATAATGAAAAGATCTTCAAATTAGTGCAAGTGGGCCTTCCGGTGTCTGCAACGTTTGCTTTTCTGAATCCAGTTTTGAACCCTGTCCTGTACGTCTTCAGCTGCCCCCACTTCTGCGTGAGAATACGACAGAGTCTGGGAGCAGTGTTTGATGGGCTTGTGGAGGAGGGCGGGGGGTTACTGACGACTCCGGCCAGGAACCTGCAAGCTTACATTAAGCGGAGGAACAGTCGAGATGTGAGCTTTGCACCGCCAGGGTCACCAAAGTCATCAAAATCTTCATCCTATCAGTCTCCTGGTGCAGAACTACCATTGCCTGTACTCTCTAAAGACCTTAGAGACAGTCAAACAGATCAAACAGGGAAATAA
- the vwa11 gene encoding von Willebrand factor A domain-containing protein 7 isoform X2 gives MTSLLGAVLLTLTLMSPALAFVPIGGGASTHVSITGTALLQKVAETCRAVADAAGHEFKPTGSSPGELVQACLGPTAPGDVSGAKFHSALQEIYTQNGLVDRDLVNSPPHHFNSEAFLEGRGLITEGVVAIKANIQKENFKAARETLGRVLHTVQDFYSHSNWVELGYTEPYVNLIRPDLPLENLADVNTPTCSDCANKKCPNQILPNILKEKKLTSGYMGIFSSQKPKGKCSHGGESDLTSTTVPRGGISKDERRSDNKEFHDAAVNAAVAASLQLLEDIRLASGNHDFLRMMGIARSSVVCFVIDTTGSMSDDIEAARSVMYKIIDSKKGTQDEPSEYILVPFNDPEFGPMIRTTDADKMKREISKLKAAGGGDTPEMCLSGLQLALTGAPSSSNIYVFTDAIAKDIALKDTIIALMRSTKSTVSFFMTGSSRRRRRSLASSSFGDYKDLALASGGQAIQVSKSQLPQATDIILDTSTSALVTVLQRAAVAGQETFPFALDESLKNITIYITGTSLTFTLTNPAGVTQTDTEASGKLGTINTVGNLRRIRLYADKQSGTWQINIKSSQPYTLKVTGQSTITFIYDFVEKFAGPHSGYAVLSGRPRADQPATLMLSVIGRKGPTSTTIKEVGLVTMSGPEVVTNGTMTDMGNGEILVTVAAVPEGEFVLILKGKDTVSSSDFQRQSTTQMSVSKVNIQAAVESSVEPGETFKLPFSVMTQGEGGTYTISARNDRDFPLSYPKTLSLLSGVYANATLTITPTADTESGTDVTLTIEAKSSSGVDSNYAVLRLSVVNKITDFIPPKCEVTAVVANCPHDVSKCGPFQWELSANFTDENGTGIQSISLIQGNGNFTHTPLNASVVQAYYSASCCSQIVEIVAVDKAGNVGKCYHSIIRSHSFPATTLSLPLWLCLLASIFVVGP, from the exons ATGACTTCACTGCTGGGTGCAGTCTTGCTGACTTTGACTCTCATGTCCCCTGCCTTGGCCTTTGTTCCGATCGGGGGAGGGGCATCCACTCACGTCAGCATTACTGGGACGGCCCTGCTGCAAAAAGTAGCAGAGACGTGCCGGGCGGTGGCTGATGCAGCCGGTCATGAGTTCAAACCTACG GGTTCTTCTCCAGGAGAGTTAGTGCAGGCCTGTCTGGGTCCCACCGCACCAGGAGATGTCTCTGGTGCCAAGTTCCACTCAGCTCTTCAAGAGATCTACACCCAGAACGGCCTGGTGGACCGTGACTTGGTGAACAG TCCGCCACATCACTTCAACTCTGAAGCTTTCTTAGAGGGACGTGGACTAATCACTGAGGGCGTAGTGGCCATCAAGGCCAACATTCAGAAGGAGAACTTCAAGGCTGCCAGGGAAACACTTGGCAGAGTCCTGCACACAGTACAG GATTTCTACAGCCACAGCAACTGGGTGGAACTGGGATACACAGAACCATATGTCAACCTCATAAGACCAGATCTGCCTCTAGAGAACCTGGCAG aTGTGAACACTCCAACCTGCAGTGACTGTGCCAATAAAAAATGTCCTAATCAGATTCTCCCCAACATCCTGAAAGAGAAGAAACTCACATCAGGCTACATGGGAATCTTTTCTTCTCAAAAACCTAAAG GGAAATGTAGCCATGGAGGTGAATCTGATCTCACCAGCACCACAGTTCCTCGAGGAGGCATCAGCAAAGACGAGCGCCGCTCTGACAATAAGGAATTTCATGATGCTGCTGTAAATGCAGCAGTAGCCGCCAGCCTCCAGCTGCTAGAAGACATTCGTTTGGCTTCAGGCAACCATGACTTTTTGAG AATGATGGGGATTGCTCGTTCATCTGTGGTGTGCTTTGTCATCGACACCACCGGCAGCATGTCAGATGATATTGAAGCAGCTAGGTCGGTTATGTATAAAATCATTGACAGCAAAAAGGGAACACAGGATGAACCATCTGAGTACATCCTCGTGCCCTTTAATGACCCAG AGTTTGGACCTATGATCAGGACAACTGATgctgacaaaatgaaaagagaaatcTCCAAGCTTAAAGCAGCAGGTGGTGGAGACACACCAGAGATGTGCCTATCAGGACTTCAG CTGGCTCTCACTGGAGCCCCTTCCTCATCCAACATCTATGTTTTCACTGATGCTATAGCCAAAGACATTGCCCTGAAAGACACAATCATTGCTCTCATGAGGAGCACCAAGTCAACG GTCTCATTCTTTATGACAGGGTCAAGCAGGAGGCGGCGGCGGTCTCTAGCAAGTTCCTCCTTTGGAGACTATAAGGACTTGGCTTTGGCATCTGGAGGCCAGGCTATCCAGGTGTCCAAGTCCCAACTTCCTCAGGCTACAGATATTATCCTTGACACCTCAACTTCTGCTCTG GTAACAGTGCTTCAGAGAGCTGCTGTTGCAGGGCAAGAGACTTTCCCTTTTGCGTTGGATGAATCTCTGAAAAACATCACTATCTACATCACAGGAACATCACTAACTTTCACATTGACCAATCCTGCTG GTGTTACCCAGACTGACACTGAAGCCAGTGGTAAACTGGGAACCATCAACACAGTCGGTAACCTCAGGAGAATCCGTCTGTATGCTGACAAGCAGTCAGGAACCTGGCAGATCAACATCAAATCCAGTCAGCCATACACACTCAAAGTCACAG gCCAGAGCACAATTACCTTTATCTATGACTTTGTCGAAAAGTTCGCAGGACCTCACTCAGGCTATGCAGTACTCAGCGGACGTCCACGAGCAG atcAGCCTGCCACCCTGATGCTCTCAGTAATAGGAAGAAAAGGTCCAACGTCAACAACTATCAAAGAGGTTGGCTTGGTAACAATGTCTGGTCCAGAGGTTGTAACCAATGGCACAATGACTGACATGGGGAATGGAGAGATCCTGGTCACGGTCGCTGCCGTTCCTGAGGGGGAGTTTGTGCTCATCCTGAAAGGAAAGGACACAGTGTCTAGCAGCGATTTTCAGAGACAGTCTACCACCCAGATGTCTGTCTCCAAAGTTAATATCCAG GCTGCAGTGGAAAGCAGTGTTGAGCCAGGGGAAACTTTTAAACTTCCCTTCAGTGTGATGACCCAAGGTGAAGGAGGTACATACACCATCAGCGCCCGAAACGACAGAGACTTTCCTTTGTCATACCCAAAGAC GCTCAGTTTGCTAAGTGGAGTATATGCTAATGCTACACTGACTATTACACCAACTGCTGACACAGAGTCAGGCACTGATGTCACTCTGACTATTGAAGCCAAATCATCAAGTGGCGTTGACTCCAATTACGCCGTTCTGAGACTGTCTGTCGTCAATAAG ATCACAGACTTTATTCCGCCAAAGTGTGAAGTGACGGCTGTAGTGGCAAATTGCCCCCATGACGTCTCAAAATGTGGACCTTTCCAGTGGGAGCTCTCTGCCAACTTCACTGATGAAAACGGCACTGGGATTCAAAGCATTTCCTTGATTCAAGGCAATGGGAATTTTACACACACCCCTCTGAATGCTTCCGTCGTCCAAGCGTACTACAGCGCCTCCTGCTGTTCACAGATCGTCGAGATTGTAGCTGTGGATAAGGCTGGCAATGTGGGCAAATGCTACCACTCGATCATTCGTTCACACAGTTTTCCTGCTACAACTCTGTCGTTGCCACTGTGGCTTTGCCTTTTGGCATCTATTTTTGTGGTAGGGCCTTAA
- the vwa11 gene encoding von Willebrand factor A domain-containing protein 7 isoform X1 — translation MVSIHLSRIIMTSLLGAVLLTLTLMSPALAFVPIGGGASTHVSITGTALLQKVAETCRAVADAAGHEFKPTGSSPGELVQACLGPTAPGDVSGAKFHSALQEIYTQNGLVDRDLVNSPPHHFNSEAFLEGRGLITEGVVAIKANIQKENFKAARETLGRVLHTVQDFYSHSNWVELGYTEPYVNLIRPDLPLENLADVNTPTCSDCANKKCPNQILPNILKEKKLTSGYMGIFSSQKPKGKCSHGGESDLTSTTVPRGGISKDERRSDNKEFHDAAVNAAVAASLQLLEDIRLASGNHDFLRMMGIARSSVVCFVIDTTGSMSDDIEAARSVMYKIIDSKKGTQDEPSEYILVPFNDPEFGPMIRTTDADKMKREISKLKAAGGGDTPEMCLSGLQLALTGAPSSSNIYVFTDAIAKDIALKDTIIALMRSTKSTVSFFMTGSSRRRRRSLASSSFGDYKDLALASGGQAIQVSKSQLPQATDIILDTSTSALVTVLQRAAVAGQETFPFALDESLKNITIYITGTSLTFTLTNPAGVTQTDTEASGKLGTINTVGNLRRIRLYADKQSGTWQINIKSSQPYTLKVTGQSTITFIYDFVEKFAGPHSGYAVLSGRPRADQPATLMLSVIGRKGPTSTTIKEVGLVTMSGPEVVTNGTMTDMGNGEILVTVAAVPEGEFVLILKGKDTVSSSDFQRQSTTQMSVSKVNIQAAVESSVEPGETFKLPFSVMTQGEGGTYTISARNDRDFPLSYPKTLSLLSGVYANATLTITPTADTESGTDVTLTIEAKSSSGVDSNYAVLRLSVVNKITDFIPPKCEVTAVVANCPHDVSKCGPFQWELSANFTDENGTGIQSISLIQGNGNFTHTPLNASVVQAYYSASCCSQIVEIVAVDKAGNVGKCYHSIIRSHSFPATTLSLPLWLCLLASIFVVGP, via the exons atggtTTCTATTCATCTCTCTAGAATCATCATGACTTCACTGCTGGGTGCAGTCTTGCTGACTTTGACTCTCATGTCCCCTGCCTTGGCCTTTGTTCCGATCGGGGGAGGGGCATCCACTCACGTCAGCATTACTGGGACGGCCCTGCTGCAAAAAGTAGCAGAGACGTGCCGGGCGGTGGCTGATGCAGCCGGTCATGAGTTCAAACCTACG GGTTCTTCTCCAGGAGAGTTAGTGCAGGCCTGTCTGGGTCCCACCGCACCAGGAGATGTCTCTGGTGCCAAGTTCCACTCAGCTCTTCAAGAGATCTACACCCAGAACGGCCTGGTGGACCGTGACTTGGTGAACAG TCCGCCACATCACTTCAACTCTGAAGCTTTCTTAGAGGGACGTGGACTAATCACTGAGGGCGTAGTGGCCATCAAGGCCAACATTCAGAAGGAGAACTTCAAGGCTGCCAGGGAAACACTTGGCAGAGTCCTGCACACAGTACAG GATTTCTACAGCCACAGCAACTGGGTGGAACTGGGATACACAGAACCATATGTCAACCTCATAAGACCAGATCTGCCTCTAGAGAACCTGGCAG aTGTGAACACTCCAACCTGCAGTGACTGTGCCAATAAAAAATGTCCTAATCAGATTCTCCCCAACATCCTGAAAGAGAAGAAACTCACATCAGGCTACATGGGAATCTTTTCTTCTCAAAAACCTAAAG GGAAATGTAGCCATGGAGGTGAATCTGATCTCACCAGCACCACAGTTCCTCGAGGAGGCATCAGCAAAGACGAGCGCCGCTCTGACAATAAGGAATTTCATGATGCTGCTGTAAATGCAGCAGTAGCCGCCAGCCTCCAGCTGCTAGAAGACATTCGTTTGGCTTCAGGCAACCATGACTTTTTGAG AATGATGGGGATTGCTCGTTCATCTGTGGTGTGCTTTGTCATCGACACCACCGGCAGCATGTCAGATGATATTGAAGCAGCTAGGTCGGTTATGTATAAAATCATTGACAGCAAAAAGGGAACACAGGATGAACCATCTGAGTACATCCTCGTGCCCTTTAATGACCCAG AGTTTGGACCTATGATCAGGACAACTGATgctgacaaaatgaaaagagaaatcTCCAAGCTTAAAGCAGCAGGTGGTGGAGACACACCAGAGATGTGCCTATCAGGACTTCAG CTGGCTCTCACTGGAGCCCCTTCCTCATCCAACATCTATGTTTTCACTGATGCTATAGCCAAAGACATTGCCCTGAAAGACACAATCATTGCTCTCATGAGGAGCACCAAGTCAACG GTCTCATTCTTTATGACAGGGTCAAGCAGGAGGCGGCGGCGGTCTCTAGCAAGTTCCTCCTTTGGAGACTATAAGGACTTGGCTTTGGCATCTGGAGGCCAGGCTATCCAGGTGTCCAAGTCCCAACTTCCTCAGGCTACAGATATTATCCTTGACACCTCAACTTCTGCTCTG GTAACAGTGCTTCAGAGAGCTGCTGTTGCAGGGCAAGAGACTTTCCCTTTTGCGTTGGATGAATCTCTGAAAAACATCACTATCTACATCACAGGAACATCACTAACTTTCACATTGACCAATCCTGCTG GTGTTACCCAGACTGACACTGAAGCCAGTGGTAAACTGGGAACCATCAACACAGTCGGTAACCTCAGGAGAATCCGTCTGTATGCTGACAAGCAGTCAGGAACCTGGCAGATCAACATCAAATCCAGTCAGCCATACACACTCAAAGTCACAG gCCAGAGCACAATTACCTTTATCTATGACTTTGTCGAAAAGTTCGCAGGACCTCACTCAGGCTATGCAGTACTCAGCGGACGTCCACGAGCAG atcAGCCTGCCACCCTGATGCTCTCAGTAATAGGAAGAAAAGGTCCAACGTCAACAACTATCAAAGAGGTTGGCTTGGTAACAATGTCTGGTCCAGAGGTTGTAACCAATGGCACAATGACTGACATGGGGAATGGAGAGATCCTGGTCACGGTCGCTGCCGTTCCTGAGGGGGAGTTTGTGCTCATCCTGAAAGGAAAGGACACAGTGTCTAGCAGCGATTTTCAGAGACAGTCTACCACCCAGATGTCTGTCTCCAAAGTTAATATCCAG GCTGCAGTGGAAAGCAGTGTTGAGCCAGGGGAAACTTTTAAACTTCCCTTCAGTGTGATGACCCAAGGTGAAGGAGGTACATACACCATCAGCGCCCGAAACGACAGAGACTTTCCTTTGTCATACCCAAAGAC GCTCAGTTTGCTAAGTGGAGTATATGCTAATGCTACACTGACTATTACACCAACTGCTGACACAGAGTCAGGCACTGATGTCACTCTGACTATTGAAGCCAAATCATCAAGTGGCGTTGACTCCAATTACGCCGTTCTGAGACTGTCTGTCGTCAATAAG ATCACAGACTTTATTCCGCCAAAGTGTGAAGTGACGGCTGTAGTGGCAAATTGCCCCCATGACGTCTCAAAATGTGGACCTTTCCAGTGGGAGCTCTCTGCCAACTTCACTGATGAAAACGGCACTGGGATTCAAAGCATTTCCTTGATTCAAGGCAATGGGAATTTTACACACACCCCTCTGAATGCTTCCGTCGTCCAAGCGTACTACAGCGCCTCCTGCTGTTCACAGATCGTCGAGATTGTAGCTGTGGATAAGGCTGGCAATGTGGGCAAATGCTACCACTCGATCATTCGTTCACACAGTTTTCCTGCTACAACTCTGTCGTTGCCACTGTGGCTTTGCCTTTTGGCATCTATTTTTGTGGTAGGGCCTTAA